A single Acidobacteriota bacterium DNA region contains:
- a CDS encoding YebC/PmpR family DNA-binding transcriptional regulator has protein sequence MAGHSKWANIKHRKSAQDARRAKAFTRVAREIMVAARTGGGDPSANPRLRAAIAAARGVNMPNDKIEKAIKKGLGETEAAAFEEVFYEGYGPNGVAIFVSALTDNRNRTTSAIRHLFSKYGGELGSPNSVAWMFERKGYITVPKAGIEEEELLEKALEAGAEDVRTEDEFYEVLTSPEDFHDVRDRLEAAGVPMESAEVAMLPQNFVEVKASEAESLLNLLEALEEHDDVQKVSANCQVVESA, from the coding sequence ATGGCCGGCCACTCCAAGTGGGCCAACATCAAGCACAGGAAGTCGGCGCAGGACGCGCGGCGCGCCAAGGCCTTCACCCGGGTCGCGCGCGAGATCATGGTCGCCGCGAGGACGGGGGGAGGCGATCCCTCGGCGAATCCGAGGCTGCGTGCGGCGATCGCTGCGGCGCGCGGCGTCAACATGCCGAACGACAAGATCGAAAAGGCGATCAAGAAGGGCCTGGGGGAGACCGAAGCCGCGGCCTTCGAGGAGGTGTTCTACGAGGGCTACGGCCCCAACGGCGTGGCGATCTTCGTCTCGGCTCTCACCGACAACAGGAACCGGACCACGTCCGCCATCCGTCATCTGTTCTCCAAGTACGGGGGTGAACTCGGCTCGCCGAACAGCGTCGCGTGGATGTTCGAAAGGAAGGGCTACATCACCGTCCCGAAGGCCGGGATCGAAGAGGAAGAGTTGCTCGAAAAGGCCCTCGAGGCCGGCGCGGAGGATGTGCGCACCGAGGACGAATTCTACGAGGTGCTGACCAGCCCGGAGGACTTCCACGACGTGAGGGACCGGCTCGAGGCAGCGGGGGTGCCGATGGAGTCGGCCGAGGTCGCGATGCTCCCGCAGAACTTCGTCGAGGTGAAGGCCTCGGAGGCCGAGAGCCTCCTGAACCTCCTGGAGGCGCTCGAGGAGCACGACGACGTCCAGAAGGTGTCGGCCAACTGCCAGGTGGTCGAGAGCGCCTGA